Proteins found in one Planococcus citri chromosome 2, ihPlaCitr1.1, whole genome shotgun sequence genomic segment:
- the Sgt1 gene encoding protein SGT1 homolog isoform X4 produces the protein MDPSSSSSPSIKYDWYQTDSRIVITILIKNVSQENFTIKFKETAVSVGIKLPNDETYNLNLNLLHVVNTNQCSYKILSSKIEIYLVKNLAVRWESLEQKESAEKPKSGDKNWDALAKQMVDEKDSESVETLFSKIYSDGTDDQKRAMLKSFYESGGTVLSTNWNEVGKSTVEVKPPEGVEYKPWK, from the coding sequence ATGGATCCATCGTCGTCGAGTAGCCCATCTATTAAATACGATTGGTATCAAACTGATTCGAGAATTGTCATCACTATTCTAATCAAGAACGTCAGTCAAGAAAACTTCACCATCAAATTCAAAGAAACGGCTGTTTCAGTTGGCATTAAATTACCCAACGACGAAACGTATaacctgaatttgaatttacttCACGTAGTTAATACGAATCAGTGTTCGTATAAAATATTATCCTCGAAAATAGAGATTTATCTGGTCAAGAACCTTGCCGTACGTTGGGAATCGTTAGAACAAAAAGAATCCGCGGAGAAACCTAAATCAGGCGATAAAAATTGGGACGCTTTAGCTAAACAAATGGTCGACGAGAAAGATTCGGAATCTGTCGAAacgcttttttccaaaatctacaGCGATGGTACGGATGATCAGAAAAGAGCGATGTTAAAATCGTTCTACGAATCCGGAGGCACTGTGCTGAGCACGAATTGgaatgaagttggaaaatctACGGTTGAAGTGAAACCTCCCGAAGGCGTAGAATATAAACCGTGGAAATGA